A single region of the Candidatus Bathyarchaeota archaeon genome encodes:
- a CDS encoding DNA-directed RNA polymerase subunit L has translation MKIKTLKKTERELRIEIDGEGHTFCNLLQNVLLEDSAVEIAGYDVPHPLATTAVMYIRMKRSDPAKALERALKKISERSDEFLERFQKAIGNLQ, from the coding sequence ATGAAGATAAAGACATTGAAGAAGACAGAGAGAGAGTTGAGGATAGAGATAGATGGGGAGGGACATACTTTCTGCAACCTCCTACAGAACGTTCTGCTCGAGGACAGTGCCGTCGAGATCGCAGGGTACGATGTGCCCCACCCCCTCGCGACGACAGCAGTCATGTATATTAGGATGAAGAGAAGCGACCCAGCGAAAGCCCTTGAACGTGCATTGAAGAAGATCAGCGAGAGGTCAGACGAATTCCTTGAAAGGTTTCAAAAGGCAATAGGCAACCTTCAATGA
- a CDS encoding exosome complex RNA-binding protein Csl4, whose translation MSKRNIAREEFVVPGSRVGVVEEFIPGKGTYERDGYIYSGFTGYASIDPAAKRVEVNPKTKVPTLPMEGQNVLGFVVGVQDKIALINIVKVEDKPLSTPFTGILHISSSSPNYERNMSEIFKPLDLVRAKVISTSEGLIRLTTVGRNLGVLRAYCSNCGYPLTITRRLLKCRRCNNVERRKLAEDYLR comes from the coding sequence ATGTCTAAGAGAAATATTGCACGTGAAGAGTTTGTGGTACCTGGATCCAGAGTTGGAGTAGTCGAAGAATTCATCCCAGGCAAAGGAACCTATGAGAGAGACGGCTACATATATTCAGGCTTCACAGGATACGCCTCCATAGATCCTGCTGCTAAGAGGGTTGAGGTGAATCCTAAAACGAAGGTTCCTACACTGCCGATGGAAGGCCAGAACGTTCTAGGTTTCGTGGTTGGAGTCCAAGATAAGATCGCCCTTATAAACATAGTCAAGGTTGAGGATAAGCCTCTCTCAACCCCATTCACAGGAATTTTACACATATCCTCCTCAAGCCCAAACTATGAGAGGAACATGAGCGAAATCTTCAAGCCCCTAGACTTGGTGAGGGCGAAGGTGATTAGCACATCTGAAGGACTCATAAGACTTACGACTGTAGGTAGAAACTTGGGGGTTTTGAGAGCCTACTGCTCCAACTGCGGATACCCCCTAACCATAACGAGAAGACTCTTGAAATGCCGAAGATGCAACAATGTTGAGAGGAGGAAGTTGGCTGAGGATTATTTGAGGTAG
- a CDS encoding methyltransferase, with protein MVRRRRLEIALEGVDAHPEPNAWLEQYTIPSRTAAEILSIADMNGDIAGKNVVDLGCGTGRLAIGAAILGAAKVIGVDIDLKAVKVAKANSERLNVEDITDWVNADIEAVIGRFDTAIMNPPFGTKIRHSDRRFLLKALSIADSVYSLHKRSTRDYLLRLIRERTRNLTLYEMELHIPRTFDFHERKRYMVEVDLYVMRSSGGEQPKSKSSHSLYE; from the coding sequence ATGGTCAGGAGAAGAAGGTTAGAGATAGCTCTGGAAGGGGTTGATGCTCATCCTGAGCCGAACGCATGGTTAGAACAGTACACAATACCGTCAAGAACCGCTGCTGAGATTCTCTCCATCGCAGATATGAATGGGGATATAGCCGGTAAGAACGTCGTGGATTTAGGATGTGGGACTGGCAGGTTAGCTATAGGGGCGGCTATTCTAGGGGCGGCGAAGGTTATAGGGGTGGATATAGATCTGAAGGCTGTAAAAGTTGCAAAAGCAAATTCGGAGAGACTCAATGTCGAAGATATTACAGATTGGGTCAACGCAGACATTGAGGCTGTGATAGGGAGATTCGACACCGCAATAATGAATCCACCATTCGGAACCAAGATAAGACATTCAGATAGAAGATTTCTCTTGAAAGCCCTATCAATAGCAGACTCAGTATACTCCCTACATAAGAGGTCTACTAGAGACTACTTGCTCAGGCTTATCAGGGAGAGAACCCGGAATTTGACCCTATATGAGATGGAGCTCCATATACCTAGAACATTCGACTTCCACGAGAGGAAAAGATACATGGTGGAGGTTGACCTTTACGTGATGAGAAGTTCCGGTGGAGAGCAACCCAAATCCAAGTCTTCGCATAGTTTATATGAGTAG
- the dph2 gene encoding diphthamide biosynthesis enzyme Dph2 — MKRRGVRRLLIQTPDGLKPYAVNISRELMERTGAEVYISAGSCYGGCDVATGQAKMLNVDLIAHYGHTEFVRVDDCPLIFLEARSELSLTEILNSSESKISIYRRVGVATTVQHLNELAKVEERLQRLGVEAVITPRCGRNRYRGQIIGCDYTPLKMVVDKVESFMVIGSRFHGLGASLAVDKPVILADPYLSKVTEMEEERRSLINRRYAMIERAKGAKSFGIILGSKIGQYNHGTADMLRRMIVARGRGAVTIVADEVTPSSLENFEGVDVFVNTACPRLSIDDSERFAKPFLLPKEALVSIGEMEWEELLDQGLI, encoded by the coding sequence GTGAAGAGGAGAGGAGTCAGGAGACTCCTCATCCAGACGCCGGACGGCCTCAAACCTTACGCCGTCAACATATCGAGAGAACTCATGGAGAGGACAGGCGCAGAAGTCTACATTTCTGCTGGATCATGTTACGGAGGATGCGATGTTGCAACAGGCCAAGCAAAGATGTTGAATGTTGACTTGATAGCCCATTACGGCCACACAGAGTTCGTCAGAGTCGACGATTGCCCACTGATATTTCTTGAGGCTAGATCGGAGTTGAGTCTTACAGAGATACTCAATAGTTCAGAGAGTAAGATATCTATTTACAGGAGGGTAGGTGTCGCAACAACCGTTCAGCATCTCAATGAACTGGCTAAAGTTGAAGAAAGACTACAAAGGCTTGGGGTGGAAGCAGTGATCACGCCAAGATGTGGCCGCAATAGATATCGCGGGCAGATAATTGGATGCGACTATACACCGCTCAAAATGGTCGTTGACAAGGTTGAGTCTTTCATGGTCATAGGGAGTAGATTTCACGGTTTAGGCGCATCCCTAGCTGTTGACAAACCAGTAATTTTGGCAGACCCTTACCTGAGCAAGGTGACTGAGATGGAGGAGGAGAGGAGGAGTTTGATAAATCGCCGCTACGCTATGATAGAGAGAGCCAAAGGCGCCAAGTCCTTCGGCATAATATTGGGGTCAAAGATCGGCCAGTACAACCATGGGACTGCAGACATGTTAAGGAGAATGATCGTAGCAAGGGGGAGGGGCGCCGTCACAATAGTTGCAGATGAAGTCACACCATCCTCCCTAGAAAACTTTGAAGGAGTAGATGTTTTTGTTAATACAGCCTGCCCAAGACTTTCAATCGACGACTCAGAGAGATTCGCAAAGCCATTCTTACTGCCGAAAGAGGCGCTGGTCTCTATTGGAGAGATGGAATGGGAGGAACTCTTGGATCAAGGCCTGATCTAG
- a CDS encoding 50S ribosomal protein L16, which yields MKGRNYREPKGQPYTRVEYIHGPPTPKISKFIMGDPKGTYEYKVTLISQSQVQIRHNALEAARIAANKVLTEALGESGYLLHIRVYPHIVLRENKMIATAGADRLQEGMRRAFGKPIGRAARVKNNQELIDVYIGADNVKIAQKALEECSKKLPMPCRIVVEKIAEAPKAVET from the coding sequence ATGAAAGGCAGAAACTACAGGGAGCCTAAAGGACAACCGTACACCAGAGTAGAGTATATACACGGTCCGCCCACACCGAAAATATCGAAGTTCATAATGGGCGATCCCAAGGGGACATATGAGTATAAGGTGACTCTAATATCTCAAAGCCAAGTTCAGATACGTCACAACGCCCTGGAAGCCGCCAGGATCGCAGCAAACAAAGTCTTGACAGAGGCCTTGGGGGAGTCAGGTTACCTTCTACATATCAGAGTCTACCCCCACATAGTTTTGAGGGAGAATAAGATGATAGCGACCGCCGGCGCTGACAGGCTTCAGGAAGGTATGAGGAGAGCCTTCGGCAAACCGATAGGTAGAGCGGCTAGGGTTAAGAATAATCAGGAATTGATCGATGTATATATTGGAGCCGACAATGTTAAGATCGCCCAGAAGGCGCTTGAGGAGTGTTCAAAGAAGTTGCCCATGCCGTGCAGGATAGTAGTTGAGAAGATCGCTGAGGCGCCGAAGGCCGTAGAAACCTAG
- a CDS encoding RNA methyltransferase — protein sequence MRVRVVLVEPEHDGNIGLVARSMKNFGFNDLWLINPKVNLGLEAKALASKAQDLLSNVKVVENLEDALEDCDYVVATTATVGRSPSNLNRAHVTLREFSRKIYRLNTKVAVLFGRESRGLTNDEISRCDLVVHIPTDPAYKTLNMAAAASITLYEISVARQTQGKFEYASWKMRQRLLNVFEELSKEVGLPPHRIRLAKKALRNVISRGPSSRREVSLILGTLRRATDKLKTR from the coding sequence TTGAGGGTCAGAGTAGTCTTAGTGGAGCCAGAGCATGATGGGAATATAGGGCTCGTCGCACGCTCCATGAAAAACTTCGGATTCAACGACCTCTGGCTTATAAATCCAAAAGTAAACCTAGGCTTAGAAGCAAAAGCATTGGCAAGCAAAGCCCAAGACCTCCTGTCGAATGTAAAAGTGGTAGAGAACCTGGAGGACGCCCTGGAAGATTGCGACTACGTAGTTGCGACAACAGCAACAGTCGGGAGGAGCCCATCAAACCTCAACAGAGCACATGTGACGTTGAGAGAGTTCAGCCGGAAAATATATAGATTAAACACAAAGGTTGCAGTACTATTCGGTAGAGAGAGTAGAGGACTAACCAACGATGAGATCTCAAGATGCGATTTGGTCGTCCACATACCGACAGATCCAGCTTACAAAACCCTCAACATGGCAGCGGCAGCTTCAATAACACTCTACGAAATAAGTGTAGCCAGACAGACGCAGGGAAAGTTTGAATATGCAAGTTGGAAGATGAGGCAGAGGCTCCTGAATGTCTTTGAGGAGCTCTCAAAGGAGGTTGGCCTCCCACCTCACAGGATACGCCTAGCAAAAAAAGCTTTGAGAAACGTGATCTCAAGAGGCCCATCCTCAAGGAGGGAGGTGAGCCTTATCTTGGGTACCCTCAGAAGGGCAACCGATAAGTTAAAGACCAGATGA
- the rsmA gene encoding ribosomal RNA small subunit methyltransferase A, translating to MRETLPSQFKTRKRLGQNFLVDREILEKIVFYADVRDDDVVLEVGSGTGLLTNLLQGKVKRVIAVEKDQRLVQVLRERFKNNPKVEVINGDILKIDLPEYDKVVATPPYNISSKLLFMLTDRNYKSMTLTFQKEFAERLIAKPGTREYGRLTVMIKHRANPEILDYISREAFRPKPRVDSAIVRITPKISGQKIDEKIFSDLVRGLFTQRRRNLRSVLKHYVERRTGQPFTAMPDVEFINKRVYQLNIEEFEVLTRELESIIIER from the coding sequence TTGAGGGAGACATTACCTTCCCAGTTCAAGACGAGGAAGAGGCTAGGACAAAACTTCTTGGTAGACAGAGAGATACTCGAGAAAATAGTCTTCTACGCAGATGTTAGAGATGATGATGTTGTGCTCGAAGTAGGTTCCGGAACAGGTTTATTGACGAATCTCCTCCAGGGAAAAGTGAAGAGAGTAATAGCCGTAGAGAAAGACCAGAGACTAGTCCAAGTTCTGCGTGAGAGATTCAAGAATAACCCCAAAGTTGAGGTAATAAATGGAGACATTCTGAAGATAGATCTCCCTGAATATGATAAGGTCGTGGCGACACCGCCATACAACATATCCTCGAAACTACTCTTCATGCTCACCGACAGGAATTACAAGAGCATGACCTTAACATTCCAGAAAGAGTTTGCTGAAAGGCTCATTGCAAAACCTGGGACCAGAGAGTACGGTAGACTCACCGTCATGATAAAACATAGAGCAAACCCCGAGATACTCGACTACATATCGAGAGAAGCTTTCAGACCAAAACCCAGAGTCGACTCTGCAATAGTCAGGATCACACCAAAAATTTCTGGGCAGAAAATTGATGAAAAAATTTTCTCAGACCTGGTCAGAGGACTCTTCACCCAACGTAGGAGAAACCTGAGAAGCGTCCTCAAACACTATGTTGAGAGAAGGACTGGACAGCCATTTACGGCGATGCCTGATGTGGAATTCATCAATAAAAGGGTCTACCAGCTCAACATCGAAGAATTTGAAGTCCTCACCAGAGAGTTGGAGTCGATCATTATTGAAAGATAG
- a CDS encoding DUF655 domain-containing protein yields the protein MNEDRGASKFIEHDIYAKRMYEEYAYVLDYLPTGRDVHERYGHVVAPTVQTVGESHFTLLELELKPGTSVTMHERLYVGRDKRDKVARVLGRITYEELTATAKVELPVMLEELVKKHEGRFVEFFNRSQPITPRMHALELLPGIGKKSMWQIVEAREKKPFQSFSDIQARAGISDPVKTITKRIIEELSGESKYRLFIKVA from the coding sequence ATGAATGAAGATAGGGGAGCAAGCAAATTTATAGAACATGACATCTACGCAAAGAGAATGTATGAGGAGTATGCTTATGTTCTAGACTATCTCCCAACAGGTAGAGATGTACATGAGAGGTATGGGCATGTGGTCGCTCCTACAGTTCAGACCGTAGGAGAGAGCCACTTCACCCTACTTGAACTTGAACTCAAACCTGGAACATCGGTAACGATGCATGAGAGACTATATGTTGGAAGAGATAAAAGAGACAAGGTCGCCAGAGTACTCGGCAGAATAACTTATGAGGAGTTAACTGCTACAGCGAAGGTTGAGCTTCCAGTCATGCTTGAAGAACTTGTTAAAAAACATGAGGGTCGCTTCGTAGAATTCTTCAACAGGTCTCAGCCAATAACCCCTAGGATGCATGCCCTCGAACTACTCCCAGGAATAGGTAAGAAGTCTATGTGGCAGATAGTCGAGGCCAGGGAGAAGAAACCCTTCCAGAGTTTCAGCGACATACAGGCTAGGGCAGGCATATCCGACCCAGTCAAAACAATAACTAAAAGAATAATTGAAGAGTTGAGTGGAGAATCTAAATATCGGCTATTCATAAAGGTAGCCTGA
- a CDS encoding 50S ribosomal protein L21e produces the protein MAKSKGYRSSTRSLLRKKPRQRGKIGLSRILQPYKIGDKVVIKIEPSVHKGMPHKRFHGKVGTIKQKRGRSYIVTVFTGGKEKQVIARPEHLKPFEGLVYA, from the coding sequence ATGGCGAAGTCTAAAGGTTACCGATCATCGACAAGGTCCCTCCTCAGGAAGAAGCCGCGGCAAAGAGGTAAGATAGGTTTGAGCAGAATCCTTCAACCATACAAGATAGGCGACAAAGTAGTCATAAAGATAGAGCCCAGCGTCCATAAGGGAATGCCGCATAAAAGGTTTCATGGAAAAGTCGGAACCATAAAACAGAAGAGGGGCCGAAGCTACATCGTAACAGTCTTCACAGGAGGGAAGGAGAAGCAGGTCATAGCTAGACCTGAACACTTGAAACCTTTCGAAGGACTGGTTTATGCCTAG